The genomic segment TTCCTCGCCCTCGTGGTCATAGCCGCCCTGCGAGGTGGCGCCGGGGGCGAGGATGAAGCGGTGACAATCCATCTGGCGGCGGCCCTCGGCCAGCACCTCGACGCGCACCCCCTCGACCGGCATCGGCCAGATCCGCGCGGCCTGCGCGCGCACCACCGCGCCGCCCGGCGCATCCTGGCCCGAGAGCGCCGAGACCGTGGTGCCGTAATATTGCGCGAGATCGGCGAGGGTCTTGAAGCTCACCCCCGCGCCGGTGCGCTCGAGCGTGGAGAGCGCGGAGGCCGAGACGCCGAGCGCCTGCGCCACCGCCTCGAGGGTCTCGCCGCGGCTTTGGCGCAGCTGGCGCAGCGCGGCGCCCATCGGCTCATTGGTGATCGCGGGCTCGGCGGCGGGGGTGGCCTCGGCCTCGAGGGTGGCGCGGATCGCGGCCGGGTTCAGCCCCGCCTCGCGGCGCAAAAACGAGATCCGCTGCAACCGCGCGACATCGGCTGCCGAATAGAGCCGCTGCCCCGAGGCCCGGCGCGCGGGCGCGACAAGGCCCTGCGTCTCCCACAGCCGCAGCGTCGAGGGCGCAACGCCCGCCGCGCGCGCCGCTTCGGTCACGCGGAAGGTCGGCTCATCATGGGGATCGAGGGTCGAGTCG from the Rhodobacter xanthinilyticus genome contains:
- a CDS encoding MerR family transcriptional regulator; the protein is MTDSTLDPHDEPTFRVTEAARAAGVAPSTLRLWETQGLVAPARRASGQRLYSAADVARLQRISFLRREAGLNPAAIRATLEAEATPAAEPAITNEPMGAALRQLRQSRGETLEAVAQALGVSASALSTLERTGAGVSFKTLADLAQYYGTTVSALSGQDAPGGAVVRAQAARIWPMPVEGVRVEVLAEGRRQMDCHRFILAPGATSQGGYDHEGEEFITVIEGRFRITLDASEHYELGPGDSIYFESRRPHEWSNAADGQTVLIWINTPPTF